The Fibrobacter sp. UWB5 genomic sequence TGGGCGAACTGGCTCGTGCCGAGGTTGTGCCCGACGTTGGCTATGTCGTCTTGAAAAATGAAATGGTGACGGTTCCGGGTAAAAAGCGCAAGTGGACTTGGGCGCTTGATTCTGCAAAGCCCGAAATCACGATCGGTGGCGCCATCGGTATCGGTGTGGATTCTAGCCAGCTGGTGCTCCCGGTGCGCAACCCGATTGCCTACTTTAAGGCAGCCTTCATTCACGCTCTCAAGGAACGCGGAATTGCTTTTATGGAACAGCCCAATGTGCAAGAGGGAATCCAGATTGCCTCTTATACTTATTCGGCGGCACCCTTCTTGAGCTTTCTCGACGAAATCAATCAGCGCAGCCAGAACTTGCATGCCGAAACCATCTTCCGCAATCTGGGAGCCCAAAAGACGGGTGTGGGAAGTGTTGAAAGCGGCCGCGCCATGGAAATGAAATTCCTTGCCGAAATGGGAATTGATTCTACGGATTTTGAAGTCTGGGACGGTTGCGGACTTTCGCCCAAGAACAAGGTGAAGCCTTCTACCGAAACCAAGTTGCTTGCCAAGATGGCTCGCCACCCCAAGGGCAGCTATTACATCAACAGCTTTGCTGGCCCTGGAATCGGTACCGGCGGCAAGCGTATGCTGGATTTGCCGTACCCCTGGCTCACTCGATTCAAGACGGGCTTTATTGGCGAAGTCCACGGCTTGGTCGGTTACATTTATACGCTCGATGGCGATACCCTTGCGGTGGCCATGTACTTTAACGAAACGGGCAAGAATCCGGATGCGCAACTCAAGGACGCGCTCGATACTTTGTGGACCCGTCTCGTTTACAGCGCAAATGACAGCTACGCCTCGTTCATGAAAATGAAGCAGATGTGGCTCGGTGCGCAGAATGTGGCCGGTCTTACTGCAAGGCTTGAATATTTCTCTCGCCTCATGAAGGGGACTCCTTACAAGCTTGGCCCCATGGGCGAAAGCTATCTGGATTCTATTGAGAATAAACCGCTGGTGTACATGGATTCGGTCGACTGCGTGACGTACCTGGAACATGCGCTTGCGATGGCCTTGTCGCCGAACGAAAACGAAATCTTCAATACGCTCCAGAAGATCCGCTACAAGGGCGGTAAAATCGGTTACGTGAATCGCAAACATTACCTGTTGGCAGATTGGGTGGCCGATGGCAAGTATGCTCGCGTCATGCAGGTTCCGGGTGACACCGTTATCAAGCGTACCATTCCCAAGCAAGATTTCTTCAAGGCGAAAAAGATCAAGTACGATACTCCCGATGCTCCGATGGATTTGCGCTACTTGCCATACAATCGGGCGATGGAACTGGCGTCTAAACCTTACGAAGGCCCGCTCATGGTAACAGGCGTTGCCTTTGTTGCCGGCGCGAACAATCTGGATGCGACGCATACGGGCTTTGTCATTTTCCGTAACGGCGAACTTCCGAAGTTGCGTCACGCAGCCTTCAAAAAGCACGTGATTGAATTGACTTTGAAAGATTACTTGGCGAGCCGCAAAGGCAAGCTCCCGGGAATCACTCTGTTCGAATTCTTAAAACAATAAGCACCTTGTCTTTCTTGCAAGAGGAGATGCCGGGTCCGTGCCCGGCATGACAGAGTGCTGGTTATTCCCCCAAATCAAACGCAAGAATCGCGACGAGTTCGTGCTCGCCCGCGTTAGTGTGCACGCCGCCTTCATCACCCTGCGGCTCCTTTTCGAACAAAGTCCATGCATCCGGCATCCAACCGTAGGCCGCCATGGTGAGTTCCTTGCCGATGGCAATTTCGGCGGCTTCTACCTCTTCCCAGCGCACGGGGCCTGTGGGTGCCTTGTAGTAGCGCAGCATTCCCAGCGCTTCCATGGATTCCGGGTAATTGTCTACCAGCTGGTAAACGCAATCCTTGTAGCTTTCGCCCTTCAGGCGGATGACGCGGTAAAGCCGCTTGTGACCCAGGAATTTAGAGAGGTCGCCGTGGTGAACGTCAATCTTGGAACCTTGCCCAAAGAATGTCATAAGCTCGCGGAAAATTTCCGAATCCTCTTCCATGAACGGGGAGAGTTTTTTAATAAGGGCGTTAACTTCGTTTGCGAGCATGTTTAAATAATAGATATTTTTTATCTTTTTACCTGTATAAAAAAGAGGCTTCAAAATGAAAAACGTAGTTCTTCTCGGTGCGACCGGTTCTATCGGTACTTCTAGCGTCGATGTCATTCACCAGCATTCCGATATCTTTAATCTTTACGCCGTTGCAGCAAACAGCAGTGTAGCGAAGGTTGCCGAAATCGTGCGCAAGTACAAGGTTGAACGCGTGTGCATGTTCGACCCGAATGCTGCGAAGGAACTTGAAAAAGAAATCGGCATGAAGGTGCTCGCCGGCATGGAAGGCCTGTGCGAACTCGCTGCCGACCCGAAGGCCGACATTATCATCAACTCGCTGATGGGTGCCGTGGGTTGCCTCCCGACCATTACCGCTATCGAACACGGCAAGCATGTGGCTCTCGCCAACAAAGAAACCATGGTCATGGCAGGCCCTGTGATCTGGGATAAGCTTGCCGAAAATCCGAAGTCCTTCATCACGCCGATTGACTCCGAACACAGCGCTATCTTCCAGTGCCTCGAAGGTGGCAAGCGTGAATCCGAAGTCGAATTCCTTGAAATTACGGCATCCGGTGGCCCGTTCCGCGAATGGCCGATTGAAAAGTTTGAAAACATCACCGTGGCCGATGCCTTGAATCACCCGGTGTGGAGCATGGGCAAGAAGATTACCATCGACTCTGCTTCCATGATGAACAAGGGCCTCGAAGTTCTCGAAGCTCACTTCTTGTTCCACATTCCGTACGACCAGATCAAGGTGGTGGTTCACCCGCAGTCCATGGTGCATTCGCTGGTGCAGTTCCGCGACGGTTCCCTCATGGCCCAGCTCGGCGCTCCTGACATGCGCATCCCGATTCAGGTAGCGCTCACGTGGCCGGATCGCTTGAAGCTCGATACCAAGCGCATTGATCTGCCGACCCTTGCGAAGCTGACCTTCTTCGAGCCGGACTTCAACAAGTTCCGTTGCCTTGCGCTCGCTTTTGAAGCCGGCCGCCGCGGCGGTATCGTGCCTGCCATGATGAATGCTGCAAACGAAGTCCTCGTTGACGCCTTCCTTAAAGGTAACCTCAAGTTTACCGACATCCCGCGCCATGTGGAAACGATTATGGCCGGTGCCCCGAACGTGACGGGTCACTTGACGCTTGACCAGGTGCTTGAAGCCGACGCCGAAGCCCGTCGCCTGACGCTCGACCTGATCAAGTAAGTTGTAATCTTGTACAACAGAATTTTGAGTCGCTCCGGAATGGGGCGACTTTTTTGATTTATATTACTTTGTGGGCATTATTGCCCTGTTTGGAAAGGATTGAGTATGAACAAAATTATAGCGGCATCGTGCCTTGCTGTAGCGGTTTCTGCGTTTGCGCAAGGTTTTGGCGGTCAACAAGGCCAAGGAAAAATTGAATATTCCGAAAAATTCGCCGACTTGAATTACGCGGGCGATAGGGAGACATTCCATACATTGGATATCTACCTGCCCAAAGAAACAAAAGATGCTTATCCGGTAGTGATTCACACTTACGGTAGCGCCTGGAGCATGAATAATATGAAGGGCTCCGCTGACCTGAATACAATCGGCTCGGCGCTCGTGAAGGCCGGATACGCGCTTGTGACTCCGAATCACCGTTCTGCAAGCGATGCCATTTACCCGGCGCAGTTGCATGATCTTAAGGCCGTAGTGCGCTTTATTCGCGGTAATGCAGCGAAATACAAAATCGATACATCGTTTATCGCCATGTCCGGATTTTCGTCGGGCGGACATCTCTCCAGTTTGGTCGCTACAACCTGTGGCTTGGAAGAAGGCAAGTCCGGTTCCGTAACGGTGGACTTGGTGGGCTCCCTGGGGGAGTTCACCAAGTTCAGTAGCTGTATCGATGCGGCGTCGCTGTGGTCTCCTCCGACCGATATTTACACCATGAATCCTATCAATAATTTCATGGGTAGCGGAACTTACGAAGGCGCCTTCATCGGTGCCGAGCGCGAAGGCAACAAGGATAAGTGGATGGTAGCCAGTTCGCCGTATTATGCAAGCGAAGACGATCCTCCGATTATCATGTTCCACGGCACGAAGGATCAGGTCGTGAATCCGGAACAGAGCAAGGAACTGTATGATTCGCTCAAAAAGCATAATGTCGTGACGGAACTGGTTTCGGTAACGGACGGAACCCATGGCGGCAACGAAATGTATGTCGACGAAAACTTGAACAAAATGATCAGTTTCTTCAATACGGCTCGTGAAGCAAAATCGCAGATTGTCGAACCTTTGGATACGGCGAAGGTAGATACTTCTGCGACGGATACCACGGTTACCGATACTTTGGATAACGACTCCATGCAGACTCGTCTGCCTTCGAACTGGAAACAGCTGGCTCATGTCGGCTTGGTCGGTAACAAGCTGGTAGCCTTCGGGAATGGGGGCGAATACCGTTGCGCCATCGTCTCCATGAACGGCTCTGTAACCTGGCGGGGCGATTTCCGCGGGGCTTTGGACCTGTCCTGGCTGCCTTCCGGGACGTATGCCATTGTTGTTTCATTCCCGTCTGGAATACAAAAAAGCTTGAAATTTGCGAAAAAATAACACAATGGGTACACTTGTGTCCAATTTCTGGCGTAAGAGAACTCTCTTACGCCTTTTTTGGGGTATATTTGTAGCTACATAATTCATTAAGGAGTCCGAGATGTTGAAATTTGGCTTGAAACAGTATGCCGCTGTCGTACTTTCTCTTACGTCGGCGGCTTTTGCTGCTACGGCGTACATTAACCAGATTGGTTACCGCGTAGGTGATGCAAAGGAATTTACCCTGGCCGATGGAAACGGCGATGTTGAAATTGTGGATGCAAGCGGAACGACCGTTTTGACGGCGACTCCGTCGGCTGCGTCGAATTGGGAACCTAGCGGTCAGAATGTCCAGCTGGTCGATTTCTCGGACTTGAACGTTCCGGGCAAGTATTCCATCAAGGTGGGTGGCCAGGTGCTTCGCCAGGACCTCACGATTGCCGCCAACACCTATGAAGAAGTCACCAAGGCATCTTTGAAGTGGTATTACTACCAGCGTGCTTCCATGGCTTTGGAAGAAACCTACGCCGGTCAGTGGAAGCGTGCCGCCGGTCATACCAATGCAAGCGTGCAGCTCCATAGCTCTACCGGTGAATCCGGTTCGATCAACTCGACCAAGGGCTGGTACGATGCCGGTGACTACGGTCGCTACATTGTGAACTCGGGCATTACCACTTATACGCTCCTTTCGCTGTACGAACATTTCCCGGACTATTTCAAGACTCTCAAGTGGAACATCCCGGCCGAAGGCTCTCTTCCGGACTTGCTGGCCGAAATCAAGTACAACTTGGACTGGATGCTTACCATGCAGGCCTCCGATGGTGGCGTTTACCACAAGCTGACTTCTCTCGGATTCCCGGGCGATGTCATGCCGGCAGACGATATCGATCCGATTTACGTAATCGGTAAGGGCTCGGCCGCTACGTTTGACTTTGCCGCTGTGATGGCCGTGGCTGCCCGCGTGTACAAGCCGTTCGATGCCACGTATGCTGACAAGTGCCTCGAAGCTGCCAAGAAGGCTTACGCTTGGGGCGCCCAGAACCCGAACAAAAAATACAGCAACCCGATGGATGTGCAGACGGGTGAATATGGTGATGGCTGGCTCGAAGACGAAAAGAAGTTTGCCGCTACTGAACTCTTCGTTTCTACCGGCGATGCAACCTATAATCCCAATGGCGCCTCGGCCGGTATTCCGAGCTGGGCCGATGTGGGTGGCCTTGCTACCTATGG encodes the following:
- a CDS encoding alpha/beta hydrolase; amino-acid sequence: MNKIIAASCLAVAVSAFAQGFGGQQGQGKIEYSEKFADLNYAGDRETFHTLDIYLPKETKDAYPVVIHTYGSAWSMNNMKGSADLNTIGSALVKAGYALVTPNHRSASDAIYPAQLHDLKAVVRFIRGNAAKYKIDTSFIAMSGFSSGGHLSSLVATTCGLEEGKSGSVTVDLVGSLGEFTKFSSCIDAASLWSPPTDIYTMNPINNFMGSGTYEGAFIGAEREGNKDKWMVASSPYYASEDDPPIIMFHGTKDQVVNPEQSKELYDSLKKHNVVTELVSVTDGTHGGNEMYVDENLNKMISFFNTAREAKSQIVEPLDTAKVDTSATDTTVTDTLDNDSMQTRLPSNWKQLAHVGLVGNKLVAFGNGGEYRCAIVSMNGSVTWRGDFRGALDLSWLPSGTYAIVVSFPSGIQKSLKFAKK
- the dxr gene encoding 1-deoxy-D-xylulose-5-phosphate reductoisomerase, producing MKNVVLLGATGSIGTSSVDVIHQHSDIFNLYAVAANSSVAKVAEIVRKYKVERVCMFDPNAAKELEKEIGMKVLAGMEGLCELAADPKADIIINSLMGAVGCLPTITAIEHGKHVALANKETMVMAGPVIWDKLAENPKSFITPIDSEHSAIFQCLEGGKRESEVEFLEITASGGPFREWPIEKFENITVADALNHPVWSMGKKITIDSASMMNKGLEVLEAHFLFHIPYDQIKVVVHPQSMVHSLVQFRDGSLMAQLGAPDMRIPIQVALTWPDRLKLDTKRIDLPTLAKLTFFEPDFNKFRCLALAFEAGRRGGIVPAMMNAANEVLVDAFLKGNLKFTDIPRHVETIMAGAPNVTGHLTLDQVLEADAEARRLTLDLIK
- the dacB gene encoding D-alanyl-D-alanine carboxypeptidase/D-alanyl-D-alanine-endopeptidase, yielding MDSFQVYVDSVVPGARYGLSIRSVKTGNEIGNIRGGEKFTPASTLKTLTTAAAVHFLPLDYAPKTQVSLNGSVRKKTFVGIINVRGAGDPNFSGRYYADPFHMLYAMADSIHALGIDSVSGKIDLDSSYYKGPWRAEHWRKNFYDAWYGAEIAPLGFNDNCTMIRFKPGAKVGELARAEVVPDVGYVVLKNEMVTVPGKKRKWTWALDSAKPEITIGGAIGIGVDSSQLVLPVRNPIAYFKAAFIHALKERGIAFMEQPNVQEGIQIASYTYSAAPFLSFLDEINQRSQNLHAETIFRNLGAQKTGVGSVESGRAMEMKFLAEMGIDSTDFEVWDGCGLSPKNKVKPSTETKLLAKMARHPKGSYYINSFAGPGIGTGGKRMLDLPYPWLTRFKTGFIGEVHGLVGYIYTLDGDTLAVAMYFNETGKNPDAQLKDALDTLWTRLVYSANDSYASFMKMKQMWLGAQNVAGLTARLEYFSRLMKGTPYKLGPMGESYLDSIENKPLVYMDSVDCVTYLEHALAMALSPNENEIFNTLQKIRYKGGKIGYVNRKHYLLADWVADGKYARVMQVPGDTVIKRTIPKQDFFKAKKIKYDTPDAPMDLRYLPYNRAMELASKPYEGPLMVTGVAFVAGANNLDATHTGFVIFRNGELPKLRHAAFKKHVIELTLKDYLASRKGKLPGITLFEFLKQ
- a CDS encoding glycoside hydrolase family 9 protein, which gives rise to MLKFGLKQYAAVVLSLTSAAFAATAYINQIGYRVGDAKEFTLADGNGDVEIVDASGTTVLTATPSAASNWEPSGQNVQLVDFSDLNVPGKYSIKVGGQVLRQDLTIAANTYEEVTKASLKWYYYQRASMALEETYAGQWKRAAGHTNASVQLHSSTGESGSINSTKGWYDAGDYGRYIVNSGITTYTLLSLYEHFPDYFKTLKWNIPAEGSLPDLLAEIKYNLDWMLTMQASDGGVYHKLTSLGFPGDVMPADDIDPIYVIGKGSAATFDFAAVMAVAARVYKPFDATYADKCLEAAKKAYAWGAQNPNKKYSNPMDVQTGEYGDGWLEDEKKFAATELFVSTGDATYNPNGASAGIPSWADVGGLATYGQATHATEFGGAAQAAKDSLLKTADDFVKRAQTGFGVVMAKNDFVWGSNAVAGNQGVWLLHAYYLTGDAKYYQAAVKVLDYLLGKNPLDMSFLTGFGTKSAKKPHHRPSTSDKVSAPIPGMIVGGPQPGGEDIGSESWECKDYRTGFPATSYVDNNCSYASNEVAINWNAPFAYLAGAIEAINHGYAPSFAAEGVARGTDAIKPKVARRAYAKQGPQLRFVDQKLYVENNGKRFNLKGHQVK